In Pseudomonas sp. ADAK18, a single window of DNA contains:
- a CDS encoding FAD-binding oxidoreductase, translating into MTMPTTWYSQTSLPRTPRPSLSTDETCDVCIIGAGIAGLTAALELTRRGKRVIVLDAHQIAWGASGRNGGVVSPGWAEGSGAIRKKLGLEHAQALFKLSAEGVEIVRHNITDLALPGCDPAPATIRVKRYDDSASVKNHIESMRQNFGYELNYLDTRQVRERAHTQRYYQGIEDPNALHFHPLNYCLGLAQAIEAAGGRIFEQSKMLAWHRDGNDRIVQTADGTVCCKDLVFCAGGYGGAELQKLSHAYLPIATYVVLTEHLGDGIKNVLDSNAAFSDDRRASDYYRVVEGDRLLWGGRITTHNEQDEQALAAMLKADMVAVYPQLAPVKIELAWSGLMGYATHKMPNLGLLEPGVWACTSFGGHGLNTGSIGGRVIAEAVCGETRRYELFKPYLLPWNGGPFGLVAANAIYRSLKVMDFVQERLRS; encoded by the coding sequence ATAACCATGCCCACCACCTGGTACTCACAAACCTCACTCCCGCGCACACCGCGCCCCAGCCTGAGCACCGACGAAACCTGCGACGTGTGCATTATCGGCGCCGGTATCGCCGGCCTCACGGCGGCGCTGGAGCTGACCCGGCGCGGCAAACGGGTGATCGTCCTCGACGCCCATCAGATTGCCTGGGGTGCTTCCGGGCGCAATGGTGGGGTGGTCTCGCCGGGCTGGGCCGAAGGTTCAGGCGCCATCCGCAAAAAACTCGGGCTGGAACACGCCCAGGCCTTGTTCAAGCTGTCGGCCGAAGGCGTCGAGATCGTGCGGCATAACATCACCGATCTGGCGCTCCCCGGTTGTGATCCCGCACCCGCCACGATTCGGGTCAAGCGCTACGACGACAGCGCCAGCGTGAAAAACCATATCGAAAGCATGCGCCAGAACTTCGGCTATGAGCTCAACTACCTCGACACTCGCCAGGTGCGCGAGCGGGCCCACACCCAACGTTATTACCAGGGCATCGAAGACCCCAACGCACTGCATTTCCACCCACTGAATTATTGCCTGGGCCTGGCCCAGGCGATCGAAGCCGCTGGTGGGCGGATTTTCGAACAGTCGAAAATGCTCGCCTGGCATCGCGATGGTAATGACCGCATTGTCCAGACCGCCGACGGCACGGTGTGTTGCAAAGACCTGGTGTTTTGCGCCGGTGGCTACGGCGGTGCGGAGTTGCAAAAACTCAGCCACGCCTACCTGCCCATCGCCACCTATGTGGTGCTGACGGAACACTTGGGCGATGGCATCAAAAACGTCCTCGACTCCAACGCCGCCTTCTCCGACGACCGCCGCGCCTCAGACTATTACCGCGTCGTGGAAGGCGACCGACTGCTGTGGGGCGGACGCATCACCACCCACAACGAACAGGACGAACAAGCCCTGGCAGCCATGCTCAAGGCCGATATGGTCGCGGTGTACCCACAACTGGCCCCGGTGAAAATTGAACTCGCCTGGTCCGGTCTGATGGGCTACGCGACCCACAAAATGCCCAACCTGGGACTGCTGGAACCGGGCGTGTGGGCCTGCACCTCGTTTGGCGGGCATGGCCTGAACACCGGGTCCATCGGTGGCAGGGTGATCGCCGAAGCCGTCTGCGGCGAGACCCGCAGGTATGAGCTATTCAAGCCCTACCTGCTGCCGTGGAATGGCGGGCCGTTCGGGCTGGTCGCGGCGAATGCCATCTATCGCTCGCTGAAAGTGATGGACTTTGTGCAGGAGCGGTTGCGGTCTTAG
- a CDS encoding aspartate aminotransferase family protein, translated as MSRETISQSISIVHPISLSHGKNAEVWDTTGKRYIDFVGGIGVLNLGHCHPRIVEAIREQATKLTHYAFNAAPHAPYIELMDRLTAFIPVDYPVSGMLTNSGAEAAENALKIVRGATGRTAVIAFDGAFHGRTLATLNLNGKVAPYKQKVGVLPGPVYHLPFPSKDNGVTCSEALKAMERLFSVEIDVDDVACFIIEPVQGEGGFLALDVEFAQALRRLCDDKKILLIADEIQSGFGRTGQRFAFSRLGIEPDLILLGKSIAGGVPLGAVVGRKLLLDTLPKGGLGGTYSGNPIACAAALATLDVMTDEHLQSWGTQQEEAIVGRYESWRAKQLSPYLGRLTGVGAMRGIELVNVDGTPASKQLTQLLSLARDAGLLLMPSGKSRHIIRLLAPLTIEPAVLEEGLDILEACLAALD; from the coding sequence ATGAGCCGCGAAACCATCAGCCAGTCGATTTCCATCGTCCACCCCATCAGCCTCAGCCACGGCAAAAACGCTGAAGTCTGGGACACCACCGGCAAACGCTACATCGACTTTGTCGGCGGCATCGGCGTGCTCAACCTCGGCCACTGTCACCCACGTATCGTCGAGGCGATTCGCGAGCAGGCGACAAAACTCACCCACTACGCCTTCAACGCTGCGCCCCACGCGCCCTATATCGAGCTGATGGACCGCCTCACGGCCTTCATCCCGGTGGATTACCCGGTCAGCGGCATGCTCACCAACAGCGGCGCGGAGGCGGCGGAAAACGCCTTGAAAATCGTCCGTGGCGCCACCGGCCGCACCGCAGTCATCGCCTTCGACGGCGCCTTCCACGGCCGCACGTTGGCCACGCTGAACCTCAACGGCAAGGTCGCGCCCTACAAGCAAAAAGTCGGTGTGCTGCCGGGCCCGGTGTATCACCTGCCCTTCCCCAGCAAGGACAACGGCGTGACGTGCAGCGAGGCGTTGAAGGCCATGGAACGGCTGTTCAGCGTGGAAATCGATGTGGATGACGTTGCCTGCTTCATCATCGAACCGGTACAGGGCGAAGGCGGTTTCCTGGCCCTCGACGTGGAGTTCGCACAAGCCCTACGGCGATTGTGCGATGACAAAAAGATCCTGCTGATCGCCGATGAAATCCAGTCCGGTTTCGGCCGCACCGGCCAGCGCTTTGCCTTCTCACGCTTGGGCATCGAACCGGACCTGATCCTGCTGGGCAAAAGCATTGCCGGCGGTGTGCCACTGGGAGCGGTGGTGGGTCGCAAGTTGTTGCTCGACACCTTGCCCAAGGGCGGCCTGGGCGGCACCTATTCCGGCAACCCGATAGCCTGCGCGGCGGCGCTGGCTACCCTTGATGTCATGACGGATGAACACCTTCAAAGCTGGGGCACGCAGCAGGAAGAAGCGATCGTTGGCCGCTACGAGTCGTGGCGAGCCAAACAGCTTTCACCGTATCTGGGCCGCTTGACCGGCGTCGGCGCCATGCGCGGCATTGAGTTGGTCAACGTCGATGGAACACCTGCATCCAAACAACTGACCCAACTGCTGAGCCTGGCGCGGGATGCCGGTTTGCTGCTGATGCCCAGCGGTAAATCCCGCCACATCATCCGCCTGCTCGCGCCGTTGACCATCGAGCCCGCTGTGCTGGAGGAAGGCCTGGATATTCTTGAAGCCTGCCTGGCTGCACTGGATTGA
- a CDS encoding amino acid ABC transporter substrate-binding protein, protein MKNVKTTLAAFSAAALLGLTGAAQAGATLDAIQKKGFIQCGVSDGLPGFGVPDAKGKMTGIDVDVCHAVAAAVFGDASKVKFSQLTAKERFTALQSGEIDVISRNTTWTSSRDAGMGLVFTGITYYDGIGFLVNNKLGVAHAKELDGATICIQAGTTTELNVSDYFRANGMKYTPITFDTADESAKGLEAGRCDVLTTDQSGLYAQRIKMAHPDEFVVLPEVISKEPLGPLVRKGDEEWFSIVKWTLFAMLNAEEMGITSQNVEEQAKSTKNPDVARLLGADGEYGKDLKLRKDWVVQIVKQVGNYGEVFERNIGQGSVLKIKRGLNALWNNGGIQYAPPVR, encoded by the coding sequence ATGAAGAACGTGAAAACCACTTTGGCCGCATTCAGCGCCGCTGCGTTATTGGGCTTGACCGGGGCCGCCCAAGCAGGCGCGACCCTGGATGCCATCCAGAAGAAAGGCTTTATCCAGTGTGGCGTCAGCGACGGTTTACCTGGCTTCGGCGTGCCGGATGCCAAGGGTAAGATGACCGGTATAGACGTTGACGTCTGCCACGCTGTTGCCGCTGCCGTGTTCGGCGACGCCTCGAAAGTGAAGTTCAGCCAGTTGACCGCCAAGGAGCGTTTCACCGCGTTGCAGTCCGGGGAAATCGACGTGATCTCTCGCAACACTACCTGGACCAGCTCACGGGATGCTGGCATGGGCCTGGTATTCACCGGGATCACCTACTACGACGGCATCGGCTTTCTGGTGAATAACAAGCTGGGGGTGGCCCATGCCAAAGAGCTGGACGGCGCGACCATCTGCATCCAGGCCGGTACCACCACCGAGTTGAACGTTTCCGATTACTTTCGCGCCAACGGCATGAAGTACACACCGATCACCTTCGACACCGCCGATGAAAGCGCCAAGGGCCTGGAGGCCGGCCGTTGCGACGTGCTGACCACCGACCAGTCGGGTCTGTACGCGCAGCGGATCAAGATGGCCCATCCGGACGAGTTCGTGGTGCTGCCGGAAGTGATTTCCAAGGAGCCGTTGGGCCCCTTGGTGCGCAAGGGCGATGAGGAATGGTTCAGCATCGTCAAATGGACCCTGTTCGCCATGCTCAACGCCGAGGAAATGGGCATCACCTCGCAGAACGTTGAAGAGCAGGCCAAGAGCACGAAGAACCCTGATGTCGCCCGCTTGTTGGGTGCCGACGGTGAGTACGGCAAGGATTTGAAGCTGCGCAAGGATTGGGTGGTGCAGATCGTCAAGCAGGTGGGCAATTATGGCGAGGTGTTCGAACGCAACATCGGCCAGGGCAGCGTGCTGAAGATCAAGCGTGGCCTCAATGCCTTGTGGAACAACGGCGGTATTCAATACGCACCACCGGTTCGTTAA
- a CDS encoding transporter substrate-binding domain-containing protein, with translation MLSKQRAITLAATLSLLFVGTANAGAVLDKIQSSKQMTVATSAIWPPQGFINDKNEIDGFDIDVSKEIAKRLGVEVKFITPDWDVITAGKWNGRWDMSVGSMTATKSRARILDFPATYYYVPYVFAVHNTSTVTDRQALNGKTIGVEGGTTSEDCLNQALAIETSDIPPASCDVKAGKLKTYAGSLAPLDDLRLGDGVRLDAILTQRSTLEAAIKKNYPLKAIDGVVFYEPLAIATDKGDAELKAKLAEIVGAMHDDGTLTKLSTKWYGVDYSTVK, from the coding sequence ATGCTCAGTAAACAACGTGCAATCACCTTGGCAGCAACCCTGTCACTGCTGTTCGTCGGCACAGCCAACGCCGGTGCCGTCCTGGACAAGATCCAGAGCAGCAAACAAATGACCGTGGCGACGTCGGCGATCTGGCCGCCCCAGGGCTTTATCAACGACAAGAATGAAATCGACGGCTTCGACATCGACGTCTCCAAAGAGATCGCCAAGCGATTGGGGGTGGAGGTCAAGTTCATTACACCGGACTGGGACGTGATCACCGCCGGCAAGTGGAATGGGCGTTGGGACATGTCCGTGGGTTCCATGACGGCGACTAAAAGCCGTGCGCGAATTCTCGATTTCCCGGCCACTTACTACTACGTGCCCTATGTGTTCGCGGTGCACAACACGTCCACCGTCACCGACCGCCAGGCCCTCAATGGCAAGACCATTGGCGTGGAAGGCGGCACGACTTCCGAGGATTGCCTGAATCAGGCCCTGGCCATCGAAACCAGCGACATTCCACCGGCCTCATGTGACGTCAAAGCCGGCAAACTGAAGACTTACGCCGGCTCCCTGGCGCCCCTCGATGATCTGCGCCTGGGGGATGGCGTGCGCCTGGACGCGATCCTCACCCAGCGCAGCACCCTGGAAGCGGCGATCAAGAAAAACTACCCGCTCAAGGCGATCGATGGCGTGGTGTTCTACGAACCGTTGGCCATTGCCACCGACAAAGGCGACGCGGAACTCAAGGCCAAACTCGCCGAAATCGTCGGCGCCATGCATGACGATGGCACGCTGACCAAACTGTCGACCAAGTGGTATGGCGTGGACTACTCAACCGTCAAATAG
- a CDS encoding c-type cytochrome, with translation MALCLSRLALMGATLLLAPPLHANEPDTRLIEHGQYVAQLGDCIACHTAKEGPVMAGGLELKTPMGTIFSSNITPDRDSGIGQYSFKQFDRVMREGVTPAGGNLYPAMPYPSYAKMSEADMRALFAYLMQGVEPVRQANLEADMGFPFNQRWGLALWNFAFLDKQPFAPDPARDEVLNRGAYLVQGLGHCGSCHTPRGIAFQEKAMSDAGRGGQHYLAGETVEHWRALSLRNLWTVEDTVQLLKTGQNRFATVSGNMADVIHHSTQHFTDGDLTAIATYLKSLPAGKDDLPMPAVAQAPAALPKDLFTRRGGLGYMQFCSDCHRSDGGGVKGLFPPLAGNPSVASNNPTSLLHITLTGWETAETATHPRVYTMPGFARLVDQEIAEILSFVRTSWGNEGTPVSAAQVKKLRDQLNPVSTDSSAFETPRLANLLAAPNADQVVRGMRLHLQTKELLPDNVGNSLNCTSCHLNAGTVADGSPFVGVSAFFPSYAPRAGKVVSLEERINGCFRRSMNGKPLLPQSADMQAMVAYFDWMQMNTKPEDKVAGRGVGKIDPAIKPDLANGKQVYAKQCAVCHGNNGEGLTRVDGSLVYPPLWGEQSFNIGAGMARTYTAAAFVKRNMPIGFHEKFPLGQGGLSDQEAVDVAAYFSGQPRPDFPDKVKDWPNGGRPLDARY, from the coding sequence ATGGCCCTTTGCCTGTCACGTCTGGCCCTGATGGGGGCGACGCTGTTGTTGGCGCCTCCTCTGCACGCCAACGAACCCGATACCCGCCTGATCGAGCACGGCCAATACGTTGCGCAACTGGGCGACTGCATTGCCTGTCACACCGCCAAGGAGGGCCCGGTGATGGCCGGCGGGCTGGAGCTGAAGACGCCGATGGGCACGATCTTCTCCAGCAACATCACCCCGGACCGTGACAGCGGAATCGGTCAATACAGCTTCAAACAATTCGACCGGGTCATGCGTGAAGGCGTGACGCCGGCGGGGGGCAATCTGTACCCGGCGATGCCGTACCCGTCCTACGCCAAGATGAGCGAAGCCGACATGCGTGCCTTGTTCGCCTACCTGATGCAGGGCGTGGAGCCGGTGCGCCAGGCCAATCTGGAAGCGGACATGGGCTTCCCGTTCAACCAGCGCTGGGGCCTGGCGTTGTGGAATTTTGCGTTTCTCGACAAGCAGCCGTTTGCGCCGGATCCGGCCCGGGATGAAGTGCTCAATCGTGGCGCTTACCTGGTCCAGGGCCTGGGGCATTGCGGCTCGTGCCACACACCACGCGGCATTGCCTTCCAGGAAAAAGCCATGAGCGATGCCGGGCGCGGCGGCCAGCACTACCTGGCCGGGGAAACCGTCGAACATTGGCGTGCGCTGAGCCTGCGCAACCTGTGGACGGTGGAAGACACTGTGCAGTTGCTTAAGACCGGGCAAAACCGATTTGCCACGGTGTCCGGCAACATGGCCGATGTGATTCACCACAGCACCCAACACTTCACCGACGGCGATTTGACCGCCATTGCCACCTACCTGAAATCCTTGCCGGCAGGCAAAGACGACTTGCCGATGCCCGCTGTGGCGCAGGCACCCGCAGCGCTACCCAAGGATTTGTTCACCCGTCGCGGCGGCCTGGGTTACATGCAGTTTTGCAGCGACTGTCACCGCAGCGACGGCGGTGGCGTGAAAGGTCTGTTTCCGCCTCTGGCCGGTAACCCGAGTGTTGCTTCGAACAACCCGACCTCGCTGTTGCACATCACCCTTACCGGTTGGGAAACAGCAGAAACGGCGACCCACCCACGGGTCTACACCATGCCGGGTTTTGCCCGATTGGTTGATCAGGAAATCGCCGAAATTCTCAGTTTTGTCCGCACCAGCTGGGGCAATGAAGGCACACCTGTCAGCGCCGCGCAGGTCAAGAAGCTGCGCGACCAGCTCAACCCGGTCAGCACCGACTCATCGGCCTTTGAAACCCCGCGACTGGCCAACTTGCTCGCGGCACCGAATGCCGACCAAGTAGTGCGCGGTATGCGCCTGCACCTGCAAACCAAAGAACTGCTGCCGGACAACGTCGGCAACTCACTGAACTGCACCAGTTGCCATTTGAACGCGGGTACCGTGGCGGACGGTTCGCCCTTTGTTGGTGTCTCGGCGTTTTTCCCCAGCTATGCGCCGCGTGCGGGCAAGGTGGTGAGCCTGGAGGAGCGGATCAACGGTTGTTTCCGGCGCTCCATGAACGGCAAGCCGTTGCTGCCGCAATCGGCGGACATGCAGGCGATGGTCGCGTATTTCGACTGGATGCAAATGAACACTAAACCCGAAGACAAGGTTGCCGGGCGTGGCGTGGGCAAGATCGATCCAGCGATCAAACCTGACTTGGCCAATGGCAAGCAGGTGTACGCCAAGCAGTGTGCGGTGTGCCACGGCAACAACGGCGAGGGCCTGACCCGTGTCGATGGCAGCCTGGTTTATCCGCCGCTATGGGGCGAACAGTCCTTCAATATCGGCGCTGGCATGGCCCGCACTTACACGGCTGCAGCCTTCGTCAAACGCAACATGCCGATTGGCTTCCACGAGAAATTCCCGTTGGGGCAGGGTGGTTTGTCGGACCAGGAAGCGGTGGACGTCGCGGCTTACTTTTCCGGCCAACCGCGCCCGGACTTCCCGGACAAGGTGAAGGACTGGCCGAACGGCGGCAGGCCGTTGGATGCGCGGTACTAA
- a CDS encoding amino acid ABC transporter ATP-binding protein, with protein MIAITGLNKWYGNFHALRDVDLNVASGEILVVCGPSGSGKSTMIRCINHLENFQKGHIQVNGITLTSEAESVSAVRREIGMVFQSFNLFPHLSVLDNLTLAPQLVQGASSAEAKKRAQVYLERVRIAEHAHKYPSQLSGGQQQRVAIARALCMNPKVMLFDEPTSALDPEMVHEVLEVMGELATDGMTMICVTHEMGFASKVADRVLFMDQGQVIEQATPAEFFNNPQTERAQKFLSQIIGH; from the coding sequence ATGATTGCCATCACTGGCCTGAACAAGTGGTATGGCAATTTCCATGCGCTGCGTGACGTCGACCTGAACGTTGCCAGCGGCGAAATACTGGTGGTGTGCGGCCCGTCGGGCTCGGGTAAATCCACAATGATTCGCTGCATCAATCACCTGGAAAACTTTCAGAAGGGCCATATCCAGGTCAACGGCATCACCCTCACCAGCGAAGCGGAAAGCGTCAGCGCAGTGCGCCGGGAAATCGGCATGGTGTTCCAGAGCTTCAACCTGTTCCCCCACCTCAGCGTCCTGGACAACCTGACCCTGGCCCCGCAACTGGTGCAAGGCGCGTCCTCGGCCGAGGCGAAAAAACGCGCCCAGGTTTACCTCGAACGCGTGCGCATTGCCGAACACGCCCACAAGTATCCTTCCCAATTGTCGGGCGGCCAACAACAGCGAGTCGCGATTGCCCGGGCGCTGTGTATGAACCCCAAGGTCATGCTGTTCGACGAGCCCACCTCAGCCCTGGACCCGGAGATGGTGCATGAAGTGCTGGAAGTGATGGGCGAGTTGGCCACCGACGGTATGACCATGATCTGCGTGACCCACGAGATGGGGTTCGCCAGCAAGGTCGCCGACCGTGTGCTGTTCATGGATCAGGGCCAAGTCATCGAACAAGCCACCCCCGCCGAGTTTTTCAACAACCCCCAGACCGAGCGCGCGCAGAAATTCCTCTCGCAAATCATCGGTCACTGA
- a CDS encoding diguanylate cyclase: protein MCDTADTGPLSNDFSDLHADMLHAVMELVSDGIWDWNANTGFVYRNPGWYEMLGYPRHSLENSVFTWENVIHPDDYPQVMKVFDDYTNRRTTHYQAEYRCRKKDGTFLWIEDRGYVIARNADDSVARMVGAHRNIQVRKRSIEQLERRNKSLEALVAERTLELSRVNQQLQLQLDENRSLAERDALTHVANRYRLEKVLLEECERAQRFRLPLSVIAMDIDDFKPINDRHGHAVGDETLVRVVECLEACVRHGDLLARWGGDEFMVVLPKSTLETAKTLAERMRQALRKLPTVGDFKVTVSLGVVQRFSDELPSRLMARADQALYRSKAAGKDGVSE, encoded by the coding sequence ATGTGCGATACAGCCGATACCGGACCATTGAGCAATGATTTTTCCGACCTCCATGCCGACATGTTGCATGCCGTCATGGAGTTGGTCAGTGATGGCATCTGGGACTGGAACGCCAATACCGGATTTGTGTATCGCAACCCGGGCTGGTACGAAATGCTCGGGTACCCCAGGCACTCCCTGGAAAACAGTGTCTTCACTTGGGAAAACGTCATTCATCCCGACGACTATCCCCAGGTGATGAAGGTGTTTGATGATTACACCAACCGCCGCACTACCCACTATCAAGCCGAATACCGTTGTCGCAAGAAAGACGGCACTTTCCTGTGGATCGAAGACCGAGGCTACGTGATTGCGCGCAATGCCGATGACAGCGTGGCACGAATGGTCGGTGCCCACCGCAATATTCAAGTGCGTAAACGCTCCATCGAACAGCTTGAGCGCCGCAACAAATCCCTGGAAGCATTGGTGGCTGAGCGCACCCTGGAGCTTTCTCGGGTCAATCAGCAACTTCAACTGCAACTGGACGAAAACCGCTCCCTCGCCGAGCGCGATGCCCTGACTCACGTCGCCAATCGCTATCGCCTGGAGAAGGTCCTGCTGGAAGAGTGCGAACGCGCGCAGCGGTTTCGCCTGCCACTGTCGGTGATAGCGATGGATATCGATGACTTCAAACCGATCAACGATCGGCACGGTCATGCGGTAGGCGATGAGACGCTGGTGCGGGTGGTGGAATGCCTTGAAGCCTGCGTGCGCCACGGCGATTTGCTGGCCCGCTGGGGCGGTGATGAGTTCATGGTTGTCCTGCCCAAGAGCACCCTGGAAACCGCAAAAACCCTGGCGGAACGCATGCGCCAGGCACTGAGGAAGCTGCCGACCGTGGGCGACTTCAAGGTGACCGTGAGCCTGGGAGTCGTGCAACGCTTCTCTGACGAGTTGCCCTCCCGCCTGATGGCCCGGGCGGACCAGGCGCTGTATCGCTCCAAGGCGGCGGGCAAGGATGGCGTCTCAGAGTGA
- a CDS encoding amino acid ABC transporter permease, with protein MYHDNIIYKKKSNDPRFLLGVAVVLFLGAYLMNLGNSALSHALQPLLGNAPDSLTARNIAIGLGIAVLGTLNFHVLGRLKLKVQTTVVWVELLMLFLAFFDTFNLSYSFILDKVGFLIIQGAATTLYISAIAIVLAFVLALIGAVAKLSNNGVANALASFYTSFFRGVPLLIQIYLIYLGLPQLGYVVDAVPAGILALSLCYGAYMTEIFRAGIQSIPVGQWEASRALGISPFKTLSRVIMPQALRVIIPPTGNQFIAMLKDSSLVSVIGVWELMYLAKTQGRADFRHLEMLITAAMIYWAMSFILERVQARIEKRVNRSTARG; from the coding sequence ATGTATCACGACAATATAATTTATAAAAAGAAGTCCAATGATCCTCGGTTCCTGCTCGGCGTAGCTGTGGTTTTATTTCTCGGCGCATACCTGATGAACCTGGGTAACAGCGCCCTGAGTCACGCCCTGCAGCCCCTGCTGGGCAACGCGCCAGACAGTTTGACGGCGCGCAACATCGCCATCGGCCTGGGCATTGCCGTGCTCGGCACACTCAACTTTCATGTTCTGGGGCGCCTGAAGCTCAAGGTGCAGACGACCGTGGTCTGGGTCGAGCTGCTGATGCTGTTCCTGGCGTTCTTCGACACTTTCAACCTCTCTTACAGCTTCATCCTCGACAAGGTGGGCTTCCTGATCATCCAGGGCGCGGCCACCACGCTGTATATCTCGGCCATCGCCATCGTGCTGGCTTTCGTCCTGGCGCTCATCGGCGCGGTGGCCAAACTGTCGAACAACGGTGTAGCCAACGCGCTGGCCTCGTTCTACACCTCGTTCTTTCGCGGTGTGCCATTGCTGATCCAGATCTACCTGATTTACCTGGGTCTGCCACAACTGGGCTACGTGGTCGACGCGGTGCCAGCCGGCATCCTCGCCTTGTCGCTGTGCTACGGCGCCTACATGACCGAGATTTTTCGCGCAGGCATCCAGAGCATTCCAGTGGGCCAGTGGGAAGCCTCCCGGGCCCTGGGCATCAGCCCGTTCAAGACCTTGAGCCGAGTGATCATGCCCCAGGCCTTGCGGGTGATCATCCCGCCCACCGGTAACCAGTTCATCGCCATGCTCAAGGACAGCTCCCTGGTCTCGGTGATCGGTGTCTGGGAGTTGATGTACCTGGCCAAAACTCAGGGCCGCGCCGACTTCCGTCACCTGGAAATGCTGATCACCGCCGCAATGATTTACTGGGCGATGTCCTTCATTCTCGAACGGGTGCAGGCGCGGATCGAAAAACGGGTCAACCGATCCACGGCAAGGGGCTGA